The proteins below are encoded in one region of Rhizobacter sp.:
- a CDS encoding heme utilization protein, whose protein sequence is MKFFKWLTGTALLSKLKIRFGGWFSSDNSFATPNNGGGNGNGDNGGNNGNNGGSAYALTDEQVRALTPSQIAAMSTDQLNALTASQFALFTVTQSTAMTPTQIAALETQDFRALESADLRGMSSAQINAFTTDQIALLATSRLVGISTDVIPAMTTAAIGMLSTAQLAALTTGQVSQLTTQQLRVLETDELNAFTTAQFAALTPAQVASLTLDRIAALETQDLRALGTAQFAALNLAQVAALRTDQLATLESADLRAISVDALAGLNSDQMAAFSTAQIAQITTGQVRALTTTQIAELATQDVVALTTAQVASLTVDQVAALGSHQIAVLETLDLRALSSDMLQTLSSDQMAALTTAHIASFTSDQLNALTPQQLAGLETADVRFLTTAQFAGLSATQINGFNSDQIAAIETIDLRAIGTATLQGIDSAHLNALTSGQIVALTTDQVRALTTSQLAHLDTADLDALTTTQFAAITSTQIVALTTDQIPTISTEDLNALPTAVLSALTAEQMAALTALQRVSLSAGLAFTPEQIAAMSTRDLNSFLPQHFAAFTSAQIAALTTEQISMLETADLRAIGTAGLRAWSSDQLGALGSDHFPALTSTQIGALSTAQIASLSTEDLAAFTTAQMPQLSTAQVAALTPEQIAALETQDLNAFGSAQFQALGTHQIAALTTDQVSQLETADLRALSPAALQSMTPEQFAALGSQHFAAFSTAQVASFSGAQIAAMSTDVLNALGTEQFAAFSTAQASSFTLEQVAALETADLRALSSAALRAFSPEQLDALGSQHFASLSTAQTNALRTDQIAALSGEDLNAMGTEHFAAFGTAQASALTFEQVAGLETADVAALGSLALRALSTDQLSVLNSDHLAALGTAQVAALTTAQVAGLAPEQLNSFGTAQIAALTTAQAAGLTPLQLALMETQDLNALGSAQFAALSTTQISALSLDQMAQLETADLRALGSAALQSLSVWQLEALGSQHYASLGTAQVVALTTEQVSYLTNDDLNALQTAHFAALTSAQAAALRVEQISLLETADLRALSSAALRALSPDQLAAFTSDHLAALATSQIAQLTTAQIAGLPPETLGALSTQQIVSLTSTQLAALTPGQVAALETQDLNALSTLQFRALGTQQIAALTLDQVANLETADVAALSTTALQALSPEQLDALGSQHFGALTTTQIASFSASQIGALSVSDLNGFGTQQFASLTSAQVTGLTGDQLLNLETQDLRALTTTALRALAPEQLAALTSDLLQALSTAQIASLTTSQVENLAPEALAALSTLQIGSLTTTQLNALTAWQIATLETQDLNALNTAQFRALGTQQIASFTLDQVASLETADVAALTTSALRAFSPEQIDALGSQHFAALTTQQIASFTSDQIGALSSPDLNGFGTQQFASLTSAQVAGLTGDQLMNLETQDLRALTTTALRAISPDQLAWLQSDHIAALSTGQIVSLTTSQVASLAPESLGALSTQQIVSLTSAQVNALTPWQIATLETQDLNALSTLQFSRLGTQQIAALTLEQVASLETADVRALSTSALRAFSPAQIDALESQHFAALTTLQIASFNSDQIGALSNTDLNGFGTQQFAALTSTQVLGLTQTQIYGLETQDLRALTTAAIHALLPDQVVAFAPEHMATLGSQQIAALSSQAVAALTPAQIIAMTTTQIVGLETADIAAMTSDQIGAFEAEDINAMSNAQLDALFAATPIVLDLDGNGVRTTAAADGVHFDLNATGTAHKVGWASATDGLLVMDRNHDGQINDGSELFGTGTRGADGRRAGNGFDAMRFEDSNHDGRLTAADARFGELKVWVDANQDGHADAGELHGLAELGIVSLNLDAVAGTTVDNGNLLGLVSSYTTGDGTQHAMADVWLAKDKGADLQLGDLLSAPADNLLQGGELRTASTGTVSAAPLSYPGLVDGSSNPLI, encoded by the coding sequence ATGAAGTTCTTCAAGTGGTTGACCGGGACGGCGCTGCTGAGCAAGCTGAAGATCCGTTTCGGCGGCTGGTTCTCGTCCGACAACTCCTTTGCCACCCCGAACAACGGTGGTGGCAACGGCAATGGCGACAACGGCGGGAACAACGGCAACAACGGCGGGTCGGCATACGCCCTGACCGATGAGCAGGTGCGTGCGCTCACGCCGTCGCAGATCGCGGCGATGAGCACCGACCAGCTCAACGCCCTCACCGCCTCCCAGTTCGCGCTCTTCACCGTCACGCAGTCGACCGCGATGACGCCGACGCAGATCGCGGCGCTCGAAACGCAGGACTTCCGCGCGCTGGAGTCGGCCGACCTGCGCGGCATGTCGAGCGCGCAGATCAACGCCTTCACCACCGACCAGATCGCGCTGCTCGCCACCTCGCGCCTGGTGGGCATCTCGACCGACGTGATCCCGGCGATGACCACCGCCGCCATCGGCATGCTGTCGACCGCGCAACTGGCCGCGCTCACCACGGGCCAGGTGTCGCAGCTCACCACGCAGCAGCTGCGCGTGCTCGAGACCGACGAGCTCAACGCCTTCACGACCGCGCAGTTCGCCGCCCTCACCCCGGCCCAGGTGGCCTCGCTCACGCTCGACAGGATTGCCGCCCTCGAAACGCAGGACCTGCGGGCGCTGGGGACCGCCCAGTTCGCAGCCCTCAACCTGGCCCAGGTCGCGGCGCTGCGCACCGACCAGCTCGCCACGCTCGAATCGGCCGACCTGCGCGCCATCTCGGTCGACGCGCTGGCGGGGCTCAACTCCGACCAGATGGCGGCCTTCAGCACCGCGCAGATCGCCCAGATCACCACGGGCCAGGTGCGCGCGCTCACCACCACGCAGATCGCCGAGCTCGCCACGCAAGACGTGGTGGCGCTCACCACCGCGCAGGTCGCCTCGCTCACCGTCGACCAGGTGGCCGCGCTCGGCTCGCACCAGATCGCCGTGCTGGAGACGCTCGACCTGCGGGCGCTGTCGAGCGACATGCTGCAAACGCTCAGCTCCGACCAGATGGCCGCGCTCACCACCGCGCACATCGCCTCGTTCACGAGCGACCAGCTCAACGCCCTCACCCCGCAGCAGCTCGCGGGGCTCGAGACGGCCGACGTGCGCTTCCTCACCACCGCGCAGTTCGCCGGCCTGTCGGCCACGCAGATCAATGGTTTCAACAGCGACCAGATCGCTGCCATCGAGACCATCGACCTGCGCGCCATCGGCACCGCCACGCTGCAGGGCATCGACTCGGCGCACCTCAACGCGCTCACGAGCGGCCAGATCGTCGCGCTCACCACCGACCAGGTGCGGGCGTTGACCACCAGCCAGCTCGCCCACCTCGACACGGCTGATCTGGACGCGCTGACCACCACGCAGTTCGCCGCGATCACGAGCACCCAGATCGTCGCGCTCACCACCGACCAGATCCCCACCATCTCGACCGAAGACCTCAACGCGCTGCCCACCGCCGTGCTGAGCGCGCTCACGGCCGAGCAGATGGCCGCACTCACCGCGCTGCAGCGGGTCTCGCTCTCGGCCGGGCTCGCGTTCACGCCCGAGCAGATCGCGGCGATGTCGACGCGCGACCTCAACTCCTTCCTGCCGCAGCACTTCGCGGCCTTCACCTCGGCGCAGATCGCCGCCCTCACCACCGAGCAGATCTCGATGCTGGAGACGGCCGACCTGCGCGCCATCGGCACCGCCGGCCTGCGCGCCTGGTCGTCCGACCAGCTGGGCGCGCTCGGCTCCGACCACTTCCCCGCGCTCACCAGCACGCAGATCGGAGCGCTCAGCACCGCTCAGATCGCGAGCCTCTCGACCGAAGACCTGGCCGCCTTCACCACCGCGCAGATGCCGCAGCTCAGCACCGCGCAGGTGGCCGCGCTCACGCCGGAGCAGATCGCCGCGCTGGAAACGCAAGACCTCAACGCCTTCGGCAGCGCGCAGTTCCAGGCGCTCGGCACGCACCAGATCGCCGCGCTCACCACCGACCAGGTGTCGCAGCTCGAAACCGCCGACCTGCGCGCCCTGAGCCCCGCCGCGCTGCAGTCGATGACACCCGAGCAGTTCGCAGCGCTCGGCAGCCAGCACTTCGCGGCGTTCTCCACCGCACAGGTGGCCTCGTTCAGCGGCGCGCAGATCGCCGCCATGAGCACCGACGTGCTCAACGCGCTGGGCACCGAGCAGTTCGCCGCCTTCAGCACTGCGCAGGCCTCGTCGTTCACGCTGGAGCAGGTGGCCGCGCTGGAGACGGCCGACCTGCGCGCCCTCAGCAGCGCCGCCCTGCGCGCCTTCTCGCCCGAGCAGCTCGACGCGCTCGGCTCGCAGCACTTCGCGAGCCTGTCCACCGCCCAGACGAATGCGCTGCGCACCGACCAGATCGCCGCGCTGTCGGGCGAAGACCTCAACGCGATGGGCACCGAGCACTTCGCCGCCTTCGGTACCGCCCAGGCCTCGGCGCTCACCTTCGAGCAGGTCGCCGGGCTCGAAACCGCCGACGTCGCCGCGCTCGGCAGCCTCGCCCTGCGCGCGCTCTCGACCGACCAGCTCTCGGTGCTCAACTCCGACCACCTCGCCGCGCTCGGCACCGCGCAGGTGGCCGCGCTCACCACCGCCCAGGTGGCCGGCCTCGCGCCCGAGCAGCTCAACTCCTTCGGCACGGCGCAGATTGCCGCACTCACCACCGCCCAGGCTGCCGGCCTCACGCCGCTGCAGCTGGCGCTGATGGAGACGCAAGACCTCAACGCCCTGGGCAGCGCGCAGTTCGCCGCGCTCAGCACCACCCAGATCAGCGCCCTCTCGCTCGACCAGATGGCCCAGCTGGAGACGGCCGACCTGCGGGCCCTCGGCAGCGCCGCGCTGCAGTCGCTCAGCGTGTGGCAGCTCGAGGCGCTGGGCTCGCAGCACTACGCCTCGCTCGGCACCGCCCAGGTGGTCGCGCTCACCACCGAGCAGGTCTCCTACCTCACCAACGACGACCTCAACGCGCTGCAGACGGCCCACTTCGCCGCCCTCACGAGCGCCCAGGCCGCCGCGCTGCGCGTGGAGCAGATCTCGTTGCTGGAAACGGCCGACCTGCGCGCCTTGAGCTCAGCCGCCCTGCGCGCGCTCTCGCCCGACCAGCTCGCCGCCTTCACGAGCGACCACCTCGCCGCGCTCGCCACCTCGCAGATCGCGCAGCTCACCACCGCGCAGATCGCCGGCCTGCCGCCCGAGACGCTGGGCGCACTCTCCACTCAGCAGATCGTCTCGCTCACCAGCACCCAGCTCGCCGCGCTCACGCCGGGGCAGGTGGCCGCGCTCGAAACCCAAGACCTGAACGCCCTGAGCACGCTGCAGTTCCGCGCGCTCGGCACGCAGCAGATCGCCGCCCTCACGCTCGACCAGGTGGCCAACCTGGAAACGGCCGACGTGGCCGCGCTCAGCACCACCGCGCTGCAGGCGCTCTCGCCCGAGCAGCTCGACGCGCTGGGCTCGCAGCACTTCGGCGCGCTCACCACCACGCAGATCGCCTCGTTCAGCGCCAGCCAGATCGGCGCCCTCTCGGTGAGCGACCTCAACGGCTTCGGCACGCAGCAGTTCGCCTCGCTCACGAGCGCCCAGGTCACCGGCCTCACCGGCGACCAGCTCCTGAACCTGGAGACGCAAGACCTGCGCGCGCTCACCACCACCGCGCTGCGCGCGCTGGCGCCCGAGCAGCTCGCCGCCCTCACGAGCGACCTGCTGCAGGCGCTCAGCACCGCCCAGATCGCCTCGCTCACCACCAGCCAGGTGGAAAACCTCGCGCCCGAGGCGCTGGCCGCGCTGTCGACCCTGCAGATCGGCTCGCTCACCACCACGCAGCTCAATGCGCTGACCGCCTGGCAGATCGCCACGCTGGAAACGCAGGACCTCAACGCGCTGAACACCGCGCAGTTCCGCGCGCTCGGCACCCAGCAGATCGCCTCGTTCACGCTCGACCAGGTGGCCAGCCTGGAGACGGCCGACGTGGCCGCGCTCACCACGAGCGCGCTGCGCGCCTTCTCGCCCGAACAGATCGACGCGCTCGGCTCGCAGCATTTCGCCGCGCTCACCACGCAGCAGATCGCCTCGTTCACCTCCGACCAGATCGGCGCGCTCTCCAGCCCCGACCTCAACGGCTTCGGCACCCAGCAGTTCGCCTCGCTCACCAGCGCGCAGGTCGCGGGCCTCACCGGCGACCAGCTCATGAACCTGGAGACGCAGGACCTGAGGGCGCTCACCACCACCGCGCTGCGCGCCATCTCGCCCGACCAGCTTGCCTGGCTGCAGAGCGACCACATCGCCGCGCTGAGCACCGGCCAGATCGTCTCGCTCACGACCAGTCAGGTGGCAAGCCTCGCACCGGAAAGCCTGGGGGCACTCTCCACGCAGCAGATCGTGTCGCTCACCTCGGCACAGGTCAACGCGCTCACGCCGTGGCAGATCGCCACCCTGGAGACACAAGACCTCAACGCCCTGAGCACCCTGCAGTTCAGCCGCCTGGGCACGCAGCAGATCGCCGCGCTCACGCTCGAGCAGGTGGCCAGCCTGGAGACGGCCGACGTGCGGGCGCTCTCCACCAGCGCGCTGCGCGCCTTCTCGCCGGCGCAGATCGACGCGCTGGAGTCGCAGCACTTCGCCGCGCTCACCACGCTGCAGATCGCCTCGTTCAACAGCGACCAGATCGGCGCGCTCTCCAACACCGACCTCAACGGCTTCGGCACCCAGCAGTTCGCCGCGCTCACGAGCACCCAGGTGCTCGGCCTCACGCAGACGCAGATCTACGGCCTGGAAACGCAAGACCTGCGCGCGCTCACCACCGCCGCCATCCACGCGCTGCTGCCCGACCAGGTGGTGGCCTTCGCGCCCGAGCACATGGCCACGCTCGGCAGCCAGCAGATCGCCGCCCTCAGCAGCCAGGCGGTGGCCGCCCTCACGCCGGCGCAGATCATCGCGATGACCACCACGCAGATCGTGGGCCTGGAGACGGCCGACATCGCCGCGATGACGAGCGACCAGATCGGCGCCTTCGAGGCCGAAGACATCAACGCGATGTCGAACGCGCAACTCGACGCCCTCTTCGCCGCCACCCCCATCGTGCTCGACCTCGACGGCAACGGCGTGCGCACCACGGCCGCTGCCGATGGCGTGCACTTCGACCTCAACGCCACCGGCACCGCGCACAAGGTGGGCTGGGCCTCGGCCACCGACGGCCTGCTGGTGATGGACCGCAACCACGACGGCCAGATCAACGACGGCAGCGAACTCTTCGGCACCGGCACCCGTGGCGCCGACGGCCGGCGCGCCGGTAACGGCTTCGACGCCATGCGCTTCGAAGACAGCAACCACGACGGCCGGCTCACCGCCGCCGATGCCCGCTTCGGCGAGCTGAAGGTCTGGGTCGATGCCAACCAGGACGGCCACGCCGACGCCGGCGAGCTGCACGGCCTGGCCGAGCTCGGCATCGTCTCGCTCAACCTCGACGCCGTGGCCGGCACCACCGTCGACAACGGCAACCTGCTCGGCCTGGTGTCGAGCTACACCACCGGCGACGGCACCCAGCACGCCATGGCCGACGTGTGGCTGGCCAAGGACAAGGGCGCCGACCTGCAACTCGGCGACCTGCTCTCCGCCCCGGCCGACAACCTGCTGCAAGGCGGCGAGCTGCGCACCGCCAGCACCGGCACGGTGTCGGCGGCGCCGCTGTCGTATCCGGGCCTGGTCGACGGCTCGTCGAACCCGCTGATCTGA
- a CDS encoding glycosyltransferase family 2 protein — protein sequence MSTPTPVFTVIVTTHLRAALLDRALRSLREQSFQDFETVVVADALDAETAAVCARQLRPQDVFVKRSGAPGPARSRNLALQLARGEWVTFLDDDDTYGPGHLATALAQIREHAAQGVRVLFSDFDILTEDRSQAPVVPQGRARIALGTQAVTSLYAKNFIPNNALVFHRLALEGCEVDPHLKSQEDWDFLLAVCARHLPVHYAGGEAVVHKDYVNPGTRRGNSEAANDTSVVLDFLHVYKRWPAPTPELKAQRQELLKSAGLALPLEWF from the coding sequence ATGTCCACGCCCACCCCCGTCTTCACCGTCATCGTCACCACGCACCTGCGCGCCGCGCTGCTCGACCGCGCGCTGCGCTCGCTGCGCGAGCAGAGCTTCCAGGACTTCGAGACCGTGGTGGTCGCCGATGCGCTCGATGCCGAGACCGCCGCCGTGTGCGCCCGCCAGCTGCGCCCGCAGGATGTGTTCGTGAAACGCAGCGGTGCCCCCGGCCCCGCCCGCAGCCGCAACCTCGCGCTGCAGCTCGCCCGCGGCGAATGGGTCACCTTCCTCGACGACGACGACACCTACGGCCCCGGCCACCTGGCCACGGCGCTCGCCCAGATCCGGGAGCACGCCGCCCAGGGCGTGCGCGTGCTCTTCTCCGATTTCGACATCCTCACCGAAGACCGCAGCCAGGCCCCGGTGGTGCCGCAAGGCCGCGCCCGCATCGCGCTCGGCACGCAGGCGGTGACGTCGCTCTACGCCAAGAACTTCATCCCCAACAACGCGCTCGTCTTCCACCGCCTGGCGCTGGAAGGCTGCGAGGTCGACCCGCACCTCAAGTCGCAGGAAGACTGGGACTTCCTGCTCGCCGTGTGCGCCCGCCACCTGCCGGTGCACTACGCCGGCGGCGAGGCCGTCGTCCACAAGGACTACGTGAACCCCGGCACGCGCCGCGGCAACAGCGAAGCGGCCAACGACACGAGCGTGGTGCTCGACTTCCTGCACGTCTACAAACGCTGGCCCGCCCCCACGCCCGAGCTGAAGGCGCAGCGGCAGGAGCTGCTGAAATCGGCCGGCCTCGCGCTGCCGCTGGAATGGTTCTGA
- a CDS encoding XRE family transcriptional regulator translates to MPKTTRALLQLPPSTAAAIEKLGADLAVARLRRKESLRSWAQRLGITVPTLQRLEAGDPSVGIGIVATALWLIQRDGELAQLAAPEHDRGAIEMDVREAIELGRARAQASAEARAARVKR, encoded by the coding sequence ATGCCAAAGACCACCCGGGCACTGCTGCAGTTGCCGCCCTCCACCGCCGCCGCCATCGAGAAGCTGGGCGCCGACCTGGCCGTGGCCCGCCTGCGCCGCAAGGAGTCGCTGCGCTCGTGGGCGCAACGGCTGGGCATCACGGTGCCCACGCTCCAGCGGCTCGAAGCCGGCGACCCCTCGGTGGGGATCGGCATCGTGGCGACCGCGCTGTGGCTCATCCAGCGCGATGGCGAACTCGCCCAGCTCGCCGCGCCCGAACACGACCGCGGCGCCATCGAGATGGACGTGCGCGAAGCCATCGAGCTGGGCCGGGCCCGCGCCCAGGCCTCGGCCGAAGCCCGCGCCGCACGCGTGAAGCGCTGA